One region of Bacteroidota bacterium genomic DNA includes:
- a CDS encoding alpha/beta hydrolase, with translation MLRKRKVLRYFGIVLLLLLTIYTSLVFIPRSYNIPHLTTRAGTEYWNLNSGSKIAYTLIRATQHQTGIPILFLQGGPGSPIYDRNIRSLTPLNEDGFDIYLYDQVGCGYSNRLDDIKQYTALRHKEDLEEIIERIGSKKVILLAQSWGAILATLYAADHPDKIEKIIFTGPGPLLPIKEELAAISVPESLQLKKPAYTNAQANQMTQNIRTKAMAWFARTFGWKIASDQEADAFQTHLSNETNKSTVCDISKAPVAENGGGYYCQVMTVASFASTPDVRTKLLKCNFPVLIMKGQCDNQNWGYTNEYLEMFPDHRIIIIPNAGHSISIEQPRAYLNTIRNFLVPRDSALQNEAIH, from the coding sequence ATGCTTCGAAAACGAAAAGTATTACGGTATTTTGGTATTGTTCTTTTGTTATTGCTTACAATCTATACTAGTCTTGTTTTTATACCCAGATCTTACAATATCCCGCACTTGACAACACGTGCAGGAACAGAGTACTGGAATTTAAACAGCGGATCAAAAATTGCCTACACATTGATACGAGCAACACAACATCAGACAGGCATTCCGATTTTATTCTTACAAGGAGGACCTGGTAGTCCAATCTATGACAGAAATATCAGATCACTTACTCCATTGAATGAAGATGGATTCGACATCTACCTGTATGATCAGGTTGGATGCGGCTACTCCAATCGGCTTGATGACATCAAGCAATACACGGCTCTACGACACAAAGAAGATCTCGAAGAAATTATTGAACGGATCGGATCGAAAAAAGTAATTCTGCTTGCTCAAAGCTGGGGAGCAATTCTTGCAACGCTTTATGCAGCGGATCACCCTGATAAAATTGAAAAAATAATTTTCACCGGACCCGGACCGCTTCTGCCCATCAAAGAAGAATTGGCTGCAATTTCTGTTCCGGAAAGCTTACAATTAAAAAAACCGGCTTATACAAATGCACAGGCAAACCAGATGACTCAAAATATCAGAACCAAAGCTATGGCATGGTTTGCAAGAACATTTGGATGGAAAATTGCCTCAGATCAGGAGGCTGACGCATTTCAAACTCATTTAAGCAATGAAACCAATAAATCAACAGTATGTGATATTTCAAAGGCTCCGGTCGCAGAAAATGGCGGAGGATATTATTGTCAGGTGATGACTGTCGCCAGTTTTGCTTCTACACCGGATGTTCGAACGAAACTATTGAAATGTAATTTTCCCGTTTTAATTATGAAAGGACAATGCGACAATCAAAACTGGGGATACACCAATGAATATCTTGAAATGTTTCCGGATCACCGCATAATCATCATTCCGAATGCAGGTCATTCAATCTCCATTGAGCAACCCAGAGCTTATTTGAACACTATTCGAAATTTCCTTGTCCCCCGGGATTCTGCTTTACAGAATGAGGCCATTCATTGA
- a CDS encoding DUF1801 domain-containing protein produces MKNHLSQKFGSFVELYEYLPDKERIIIDVLRQIILENLPERVKEKISFNVPYFYGNKGICILWPSTVPRGGIKEGVLMGFWYGNKLADVDQYLTHGTNKQIFYKIFKSTSEINEKALVKLLKEAVLLDEQFSKKKIQHKSKIKINRS; encoded by the coding sequence ATGAAAAATCATTTATCGCAAAAATTTGGTTCATTCGTTGAACTATATGAATATTTACCTGATAAGGAACGCATCATCATCGATGTCCTGCGACAGATTATTCTCGAAAATCTTCCTGAAAGGGTCAAAGAAAAAATCTCGTTCAATGTGCCCTATTTCTATGGCAATAAAGGCATATGTATCCTCTGGCCTTCTACCGTTCCTCGTGGAGGTATCAAAGAAGGTGTGCTAATGGGATTCTGGTATGGAAATAAGTTAGCAGACGTTGATCAATATCTGACTCATGGAACAAACAAACAGATTTTTTATAAAATATTTAAATCTACAAGTGAAATCAATGAAAAAGCCTTAGTGAAACTTCTAAAAGAAGCGGTCTTGCTTGATGAGCAATTTTCTAAAAAGAAAATTCAGCACAAAAGTAAAATCAAAATAAATCGTTCATAA
- a CDS encoding ABC transporter ATP-binding protein, with translation MDTVIDTHNVVKIYNEKTIPVYAVNGVHIHIKRGEFTALVGPSGSGKTTVLNLIGGLDKPTRGYIEINGHNITKMSPGELINFRLRNIGFVFQSYNLIPVLTAKENIEFIMLLQKVSKKDRENRVEELLTQIGLPDKGNVRPAELSGGQQQRIAVARALASKPQFVLADEPTANLDTVSASNLLDIMEKLNQEQNMTFLFSTHDQRVIERAHRVITLQDGKVTSDVSGKEKLPTKVKLEHRS, from the coding sequence ATGGATACAGTTATCGACACCCACAATGTTGTTAAAATCTACAACGAAAAAACGATTCCGGTTTATGCTGTAAACGGAGTACATATTCATATTAAAAGAGGTGAATTTACAGCCCTTGTTGGTCCATCCGGCTCAGGAAAAACCACTGTGTTGAATTTGATCGGAGGACTTGATAAACCAACCAGAGGATATATCGAAATCAATGGGCATAATATTACAAAGATGAGCCCGGGAGAATTAATCAATTTTCGATTGCGCAATATTGGCTTTGTTTTTCAATCATACAATTTAATTCCAGTGCTTACTGCAAAAGAGAACATTGAGTTTATCATGCTTCTTCAAAAGGTATCCAAAAAGGACCGTGAAAATCGGGTGGAAGAACTTCTGACCCAGATTGGACTACCCGATAAAGGAAATGTACGTCCGGCAGAACTTTCCGGTGGACAACAACAACGCATCGCTGTTGCAAGAGCATTGGCATCAAAACCGCAATTTGTTCTTGCAGATGAGCCAACCGCCAACCTTGATACGGTCTCTGCTTCCAACCTGCTTGACATTATGGAAAAACTGAACCAGGAGCAAAATATGACCTTTCTCTTCTCAACACATGACCAGCGCGTCATTGAAAGGGCACATCGGGTGATCACTTTACAAGATGGCAAAGTAACATCTGATGTTTCCGGTAAAGAAAAACTTCCAACCAAGGTAAAACTGGAGCACCGGTCATGA
- a CDS encoding ABC transporter permease, with product MIIKIAWRNIWRHKTRSAVIIVSIIFGTWAGLFIQAYLNGMVEDRIRMAIEKEISHIQIHSSQFQKDYDVNFIIPDGQEIITTISSFPEVKSASGRVITRGMIATANGSSGVKISGVDPVKESSTTHLETNIIEGTYFTSSAVNELVIGEKLITKLKLKLKSKVVLTFMDKENNIVSGAFRICGIFRTKNTPFDESNIFIKKQDLAELTSTGNELLEIAILLHSNNTLDQVMSKLRTKYPLLKIENWRELAPEMDLVVSTTNQSMYIYMGIIMLALAFGIINTMLMAILERTREIGMLMALGLTRTNVFKMIFFETVFLVFSGTPPGIFLAWLTTFYFGRIGIDMSVYKEVYASFGYSDVIYPVLNFRDYRIILELVISTTIVSSLFPARRAISLNPADAIRK from the coding sequence ATGATCATCAAGATTGCCTGGCGGAACATCTGGAGACACAAAACTCGAAGTGCAGTAATTATTGTTTCAATAATATTTGGCACCTGGGCAGGATTATTCATTCAGGCTTATCTGAATGGAATGGTTGAAGACCGGATTCGTATGGCCATAGAAAAAGAAATCTCACATATACAAATACATTCATCTCAATTCCAAAAGGATTATGATGTAAACTTTATCATCCCTGATGGTCAGGAAATCATCACGACCATTTCTTCTTTCCCAGAGGTAAAATCAGCAAGTGGAAGGGTTATAACAAGGGGAATGATTGCAACTGCCAATGGAAGCTCCGGTGTTAAAATCAGCGGAGTTGATCCCGTGAAGGAATCCTCTACTACACATCTGGAAACAAATATTATTGAAGGAACTTATTTTACAAGTTCAGCAGTCAATGAACTGGTCATCGGTGAAAAATTAATCACTAAGCTAAAATTAAAACTAAAATCAAAAGTTGTCCTGACATTTATGGACAAAGAAAACAATATAGTTTCAGGGGCTTTTCGAATTTGCGGCATCTTCCGAACTAAAAACACTCCTTTTGATGAATCAAACATCTTTATCAAAAAGCAGGATCTGGCTGAGCTCACATCAACAGGGAATGAACTTCTTGAAATCGCGATCCTGTTGCATTCGAATAATACACTGGATCAGGTAATGAGCAAATTGAGAACAAAGTATCCATTACTGAAAATCGAAAACTGGCGTGAGTTAGCTCCTGAAATGGACCTGGTAGTTTCGACCACCAATCAAAGCATGTATATATATATGGGAATCATCATGCTTGCGCTTGCCTTTGGAATAATCAACACAATGCTGATGGCCATTCTGGAAAGAACAAGAGAAATAGGAATGCTGATGGCTCTTGGTTTGACAAGAACAAATGTATTCAAGATGATTTTTTTTGAAACAGTCTTTCTTGTTTTTAGCGGAACTCCTCCGGGAATCTTTCTGGCATGGTTAACAACGTTCTATTTTGGCAGGATAGGGATAGATATGTCTGTATACAAAGAAGTATATGCAAGTTTTGGCTATAGTGACGTAATTTATCCGGTATTGAATTTTCGTGACTACAGAATAATTCTGGAATTGGTTATCAGCACTACCATTGTTTCATCACTCTTTCCGGCAAGAAGAGCCATTTCGCTTAACCCGGCAGATGCCATTCGTAAGTAA
- a CDS encoding ABC transporter permease: MASVAFAVLLAVTMKSLQKGVFDNLVKNVVSFYSGYIQIHQQGYWNEQTLENSIEYSEEKIITLNKVKNITSSVARVESFILASSENATVGCMLVGTQAEPENNLTGLKEKLVKGSYLNDRKEGALIAEDLAKRLQISVNDTVILLGQGYQGNTAAGKFTVCGIVRFGSPQLNQSLVFLPLSFAQTFLSTGNRVTTIAFNISSPAFLEQTEDALSKQAGKELEVLTWKKMMPDIEGHIRADNVNFYIFIGVLYLLIAFGIFGTLIMMLAERKYELGMMLAIGMKRLHLALMLTGETILISVLGTILGLLLSYPVVRYFELHPIKFKGSMADAYKNFGFDAIWPASFDPQIFLTQALIVMILSLLIGMFPLLKIMRMNAITNMKR, translated from the coding sequence ATGGCTTCGGTTGCGTTTGCAGTTCTTTTGGCAGTAACTATGAAGTCCTTGCAAAAAGGTGTATTCGACAACCTTGTTAAAAATGTGGTGAGTTTTTACAGTGGGTATATACAAATCCATCAACAAGGATATTGGAATGAACAAACACTTGAGAATAGTATTGAATATTCCGAAGAAAAAATAATAACACTAAACAAAGTAAAAAATATCACAAGCTCTGTTGCACGAGTTGAATCATTCATTTTAGCATCTTCAGAAAATGCTACCGTAGGCTGTATGCTGGTTGGTACACAGGCGGAACCAGAAAACAATTTAACCGGACTCAAAGAAAAACTTGTAAAGGGCTCATATTTAAATGATCGCAAAGAAGGCGCATTAATAGCTGAAGATTTAGCGAAAAGATTACAAATTTCAGTGAATGACACCGTCATCCTCTTAGGTCAGGGATACCAGGGAAATACTGCCGCTGGTAAATTTACTGTTTGCGGAATCGTCAGATTTGGCTCACCTCAACTGAATCAATCCCTTGTATTTCTCCCTTTATCATTTGCCCAGACATTTTTAAGCACAGGAAATCGGGTTACAACCATCGCATTCAATATTTCCTCACCTGCATTTTTGGAACAAACCGAAGATGCATTGAGCAAACAAGCCGGAAAAGAACTTGAAGTATTAACCTGGAAAAAAATGATGCCGGATATAGAAGGGCATATTAGGGCTGACAATGTCAATTTCTACATTTTTATTGGTGTTCTCTACTTGCTCATTGCATTTGGAATTTTTGGGACTTTAATTATGATGTTAGCTGAACGCAAATATGAGCTCGGCATGATGCTCGCTATCGGCATGAAAAGACTTCATCTCGCACTGATGCTTACCGGCGAGACCATTCTGATCTCCGTTCTGGGAACAATTTTAGGATTACTCTTAAGCTACCCGGTGGTTCGTTACTTTGAACTGCATCCGATTAAATTCAAAGGCAGTATGGCTGATGCTTATAAAAATTTTGGATTCGATGCCATATGGCCAGCAAGTTTTGATCCTCAGATATTTTTAACGCAAGCCTTGATAGTAATGATCCTTTCTTTACTAATCGGCATGTTCCCTCTATTAAAGATCATGCGAATGAATGCAATCACAAACATGAAACGTTGA
- a CDS encoding outer membrane lipoprotein-sorting protein — protein sequence MKRIISTLTLLQLLICFLTLSAQDAKEIIRIADAKAKGKSSESLMTIKIVRSGWTREMKLKSWTKGNDFAMILITQPAKDKGIVFLKRKKEVWNWIPSIERNIKLPPSMMNQSWMGTDFTNDDLVKEASIVEDYNQSIVNTEEIDNRICYKIQMIPKSEAAIVWGKVILWIDQKDQLILKAEYYDEENGLVNTMIAGDIKVLGGRLLPSYLEMIPSDKKGNKTILIYHSLQFDKPIEDSFFSSQNMQRIKE from the coding sequence ATGAAACGAATCATATCCACTTTAACGTTACTTCAACTACTCATATGTTTTCTGACACTTAGTGCCCAGGATGCAAAAGAAATCATACGGATCGCCGATGCGAAAGCAAAAGGGAAAAGCTCAGAGTCCCTGATGACAATAAAGATCGTGAGGTCAGGCTGGACCAGGGAAATGAAGCTGAAATCATGGACCAAGGGTAACGATTTTGCAATGATTCTAATTACACAACCTGCCAAAGACAAAGGGATTGTTTTCTTAAAACGAAAAAAGGAAGTATGGAACTGGATACCATCCATTGAACGGAATATCAAGCTTCCTCCATCAATGATGAATCAAAGCTGGATGGGAACTGATTTTACAAATGATGATCTGGTGAAAGAAGCAAGCATTGTCGAAGACTATAATCAATCAATCGTCAACACCGAAGAGATTGATAACCGGATCTGCTATAAAATTCAAATGATTCCAAAATCTGAAGCGGCAATTGTGTGGGGAAAAGTCATTTTATGGATCGATCAGAAAGACCAACTGATCCTGAAAGCGGAATATTACGATGAAGAGAATGGCTTGGTTAATACTATGATCGCCGGCGATATCAAAGTACTTGGCGGCAGGTTGCTTCCATCCTACCTGGAAATGATCCCTTCAGACAAAAAAGGGAACAAGACAATTCTAATTTACCATTCTCTGCAATTTGATAAACCAATTGAAGATAGTTTCTTTTCCAGTCAAAATATGCAACGGATAAAAGAATGA
- a CDS encoding phosphoribosyltransferase, which produces MVYSSRTDAAKKLIPFLSKYRDSDGVVVALPRGGVPIGAIIAKALNLPLELLLVKKIGHPDNSELAIGAVSLDEAILEQHFDIEKNYFKTECERIRSNLKEKYLLYSAKSGISDFTGKLIILTDDGIATGYTIRLALQMLRKKNPLKVIVAVPVAPPETIQSLESTADEVICPLQPSGFMSIGQFYEEFSQVSDDEVVELMKESRKFN; this is translated from the coding sequence ATGGTGTATTCAAGCAGAACAGATGCAGCCAAAAAACTGATCCCGTTTCTCAGTAAATACAGAGATTCGGATGGTGTGGTTGTGGCTCTGCCCAGAGGCGGAGTTCCGATCGGAGCTATAATTGCGAAGGCCCTGAATCTCCCTCTTGAGCTATTGCTGGTAAAAAAAATCGGTCATCCCGACAATAGTGAACTAGCAATAGGAGCTGTAAGTTTGGATGAGGCTATCCTCGAGCAGCATTTTGATATTGAGAAAAATTATTTTAAAACTGAATGTGAAAGAATCAGGAGCAATTTGAAAGAAAAATATTTGCTGTATTCTGCCAAATCTGGGATATCAGATTTTACGGGTAAATTGATTATTCTGACAGATGATGGTATTGCCACCGGTTACACAATACGCCTTGCATTGCAAATGCTCAGAAAAAAGAACCCTTTAAAAGTAATTGTGGCGGTACCTGTCGCTCCTCCTGAAACTATTCAAAGTCTGGAGTCAACAGCGGATGAGGTTATATGCCCTTTGCAGCCTTCAGGATTTATGAGTATCGGGCAATTCTATGAAGAATTTTCACAGGTGAGCGATGATGAAGTAGTTGAATTAATGAAGGAGAGCAGGAAATTCAATTAA
- a CDS encoding CDP-alcohol phosphatidyltransferase family protein, with protein MSRPAFYIINGITIYRILAAPVLIWLIYSGNLELFKWLLGVSFFTDLIDGFLARRFHVESVMGTRLDSIGDDLTILAGFFGMYFFKHTFFMDQLLWFYLLGGLFVIQTIMSFIRYGKTTSFHTVLAKMSAILQGSFMLLLFFLPQPIYILFYVTIVCTGLELLEEIVLTYILKEWRANVKGLYWVVRDKYLYS; from the coding sequence ATGTCCCGTCCGGCATTTTATATCATCAATGGTATCACCATTTATAGAATTCTGGCAGCGCCTGTATTAATCTGGTTGATTTATAGCGGCAATTTAGAATTGTTTAAATGGTTATTGGGCGTTAGTTTTTTTACGGATTTGATTGATGGTTTTCTGGCTCGAAGATTCCACGTTGAAAGTGTGATGGGAACCAGACTTGATTCAATCGGTGATGATCTCACTATACTTGCCGGATTTTTTGGCATGTATTTTTTCAAACATACTTTTTTTATGGATCAATTGCTGTGGTTTTATTTATTGGGAGGGTTGTTCGTGATCCAAACGATTATGTCATTTATTCGCTATGGAAAAACCACTAGTTTCCATACAGTACTTGCGAAAATGTCAGCTATTTTGCAGGGTAGTTTTATGCTGTTATTGTTTTTCCTGCCTCAACCGATTTATATTTTGTTCTACGTGACTATTGTCTGTACAGGATTGGAATTATTGGAAGAGATTGTTCTCACGTACATTTTAAAGGAATGGAGAGCGAATGTGAAGGGGTTGTATTGGGTTGTTCGGGATAAATATCTCTACTCCTGA
- the rplU gene encoding 50S ribosomal protein L21, with the protein MYAIVNIAGQQFKVQKDQTVIVHRLGGEEGKQLEFSDVVLVDDNGKVKVGAPTIKGASVSAKILGHVRGDKVIIFKKKRRKGYQKSTGHRQDLTKIQIESIKA; encoded by the coding sequence ATGTACGCTATTGTAAACATCGCCGGACAGCAATTCAAGGTTCAGAAAGATCAGACAGTGATCGTTCACCGTCTCGGTGGAGAAGAAGGTAAACAGCTGGAATTCAGCGACGTAGTGCTTGTTGACGACAACGGCAAAGTGAAAGTTGGAGCTCCTACCATTAAAGGTGCGAGTGTTTCGGCTAAAATTCTGGGCCATGTTCGCGGAGATAAGGTTATTATCTTCAAGAAAAAGCGTCGTAAAGGCTACCAGAAATCGACTGGTCACCGTCAGGATTTGACTAAAATCCAGATTGAAAGCATTAAAGCTTAA
- the rpmA gene encoding 50S ribosomal protein L27: MAHKKGVGSSKNGRESHSKRLGIKIYGGQRVIAGNIIVRQRGTRHFPGENVGIGKDHTLFALIDGTVVFRKKLNAKSFVSVAPATDRAEA; this comes from the coding sequence ATGGCACACAAAAAAGGGGTCGGAAGTTCGAAAAACGGTCGCGAATCACACAGTAAACGCCTTGGTATAAAAATATATGGCGGACAACGCGTTATTGCCGGTAACATTATCGTTCGTCAGCGTGGTACCCGTCATTTCCCGGGTGAAAATGTTGGTATCGGAAAAGATCATACTCTTTTTGCTTTGATAGACGGTACTGTTGTTTTCAGAAAAAAATTGAATGCAAAGAGCTTCGTTTCTGTTGCTCCTGCAACGGATCGCGCTGAAGCATAA
- a CDS encoding SRPBCC domain-containing protein: MAKAIIQTVRFKNQIAEQLYSMYLNSKEHSLLTGGGKAKISEKAGTAFSAWDGYISGKNLLLVKGKLIVQSWQAADWEDLKVPSVLVLQFDQDGKDALIIMTHTGVPANHIQGITKGWMEYYWKPWRAYLKNSGK; the protein is encoded by the coding sequence ATGGCAAAGGCTATCATTCAAACGGTTCGCTTCAAGAATCAAATTGCAGAGCAATTGTACTCCATGTATCTTAATTCAAAAGAACACAGCTTATTAACCGGTGGCGGAAAAGCAAAAATTTCAGAAAAAGCAGGTACTGCATTCAGTGCATGGGATGGCTACATCTCAGGAAAAAATCTGCTGCTTGTGAAAGGCAAACTGATTGTTCAAAGCTGGCAGGCTGCGGATTGGGAAGACTTGAAAGTTCCTTCTGTTTTGGTTTTACAATTTGATCAGGATGGGAAGGATGCCTTGATCATTATGACTCACACAGGTGTACCGGCAAACCATATTCAGGGAATTACAAAGGGATGGATGGAATATTACTGGAAGCCCTGGAGAGCTTATCTTAAAAATTCAGGAAAATAA
- a CDS encoding WYL domain-containing protein — MNRIDRLFGILTLLQSRRFTKAELISEKFGISIRTVYRDVKAIAESGIPVSFEATKGYFIIHGYFLPPVSFSSEEANSLLLMEAIALGFADKSIQKHYASALNKVKAVLHSGQKEKVEKLSRTMRIQIPDCFNNGFEYLSPIQNSIISGTKLSIKYKNAKEEVSKRLVEPIGLVFYAMSWHLIAWCHKTGEYRDFKVKRIVDLQDTREQFSISKHMDLNDYMKKLPVDY; from the coding sequence TTGAACCGTATCGATCGTCTCTTCGGAATCCTGACACTGCTTCAATCGCGCAGATTTACAAAAGCGGAATTGATCTCTGAAAAATTTGGAATCAGTATTCGTACAGTATACCGTGATGTAAAAGCGATTGCCGAATCGGGTATACCTGTTAGCTTTGAAGCAACCAAAGGATATTTTATTATTCATGGATATTTTCTCCCTCCAGTCTCTTTTAGTTCTGAAGAAGCCAATTCATTACTGCTGATGGAAGCAATTGCTTTGGGATTTGCGGATAAGTCAATTCAGAAACATTATGCATCCGCTCTAAACAAGGTAAAAGCGGTCTTGCATTCCGGGCAAAAGGAAAAAGTTGAAAAGCTAAGCAGGACAATGCGAATTCAGATCCCGGATTGTTTCAATAATGGATTTGAATATTTGAGTCCGATTCAGAATTCAATCATCTCCGGAACTAAACTTTCCATAAAATATAAAAATGCGAAGGAAGAGGTAAGCAAGAGATTGGTAGAACCGATTGGATTGGTTTTTTATGCGATGAGCTGGCACCTTATTGCCTGGTGTCATAAGACCGGGGAATACAGAGATTTTAAAGTCAAGAGGATAGTTGATCTGCAAGATACAAGGGAACAATTCAGTATTTCCAAACACATGGATCTGAATGATTACATGAAAAAACTTCCGGTTGATTATTAA
- a CDS encoding DinB family protein, translating into MKILEMLLKEMNQEAETTQKMLKQIPDDKYDWRPHTKSMTIRQLATHIAELPTWVKMILTSPELDFASNPYHPVVINSTAELLTYAQKCLEEGTTSLAAAKESQLDDTWALREGDIIYQKTSKAEFIRITFSQIVHHRAQMGVYLRLLDIPIPGSYGPSADEQGF; encoded by the coding sequence ATGAAAATTCTGGAAATGTTATTAAAGGAAATGAATCAGGAAGCTGAAACTACGCAAAAGATGCTCAAGCAAATTCCTGATGACAAGTACGATTGGAGGCCACATACCAAAAGTATGACCATCCGGCAATTAGCCACACATATTGCTGAGCTTCCAACCTGGGTTAAAATGATTCTGACAAGCCCTGAACTTGATTTTGCATCTAATCCATATCATCCGGTTGTGATCAATTCAACTGCAGAGTTGCTGACCTATGCTCAGAAATGTCTGGAAGAAGGGACAACAAGTTTGGCCGCAGCCAAAGAAAGTCAGCTGGATGATACCTGGGCTCTGCGAGAGGGTGATATCATTTATCAGAAAACTTCCAAGGCTGAATTTATTAGAATAACCTTTTCTCAGATAGTACATCACCGGGCACAAATGGGAGTTTATCTTCGCCTATTGGACATTCCAATCCCGGGGAGTTACGGTCCAAGTGCTGACGAACAGGGCTTCTGA